In Apteryx mantelli isolate bAptMan1 chromosome 16, bAptMan1.hap1, whole genome shotgun sequence, a single genomic region encodes these proteins:
- the PERCC1 gene encoding protein PERCC1 has translation MAAGVIRHLAELRLPSPFPHALLLPARPEPDFPDLSEEDEEEDEEEDEEEAVEGTGRGGQEPAGPSDAETTLRLLKFSELISCDIQRYFGRRGRDEDAEGWGAPEDCRSPRRSGRELYYADLLRAARGSEPQEEEEEEAAAQAPGGLRGRRAAGGAPQLGPLAELFEYGLRRCLQPPAADGKKQRLERKYAHITPMHKRKLPLSFWREPGPGPALHPSTPDFSDLLANWTAEAAPELPAAGRELLPEPGRPELEAEHFGTL, from the coding sequence ATGGCCGCGGGCGTCATCCGGCACCTGGCCGAGCTGCGGCTGCCCTCACCCTTCCCGCACGCCCTGCTGCTGCCCGCGCGCCCCGAGCCCGACTTCCCCGACCTCtccgaggaggacgaggaggaggacgaggaggaggacgaggaggaggcgGTGGAGGGCaccggccgcggcgggcaggaGCCGGCCGGCCCCAGCGACGCGGAGACGACGCTGCGGCTCCTCAAGTTTTCGGAGCTCATCAGCTGCGACATCCAGCGGTATTTTGGGCGGAGGGGCCGGGACGAGGACGCCGAGGGCTGGGGTGCCCCCGAGGACTGCCGCTCGCCCCGCCGCTCCGGCCGCGAGCTCTACTACGCCGACCtgctgcgggcggcgcggggcagcgagccccaggaggaggaggaggaggaggcagcagcgcaggcacccggggggctgcggggccggcgggcggcgggcggcgcgccgcAGCTGGGGCCGCTGGCCGAGCTCTTCGAGTACGGCCTGCGCCGGTGCCTGCAGCCCCCGGCGGCGGACGGCAAGAAGCAGCGGCTGGAGAGGAAATACGCCCACATCACCCCCATGCACAAGAGGAAGCTGCCGCTGTCCTTCTGGAGggagccgggccccggccccgcgctgcaccCCAGCACCCCCGACTTCAGCGACCTCCTGGCCAACTGGACGGCGGAGGCGGCGCCGGAGCTGCCGGCCGCCGGGCGGGAGCTGCTGCCCGAGCCGGGCCGCCCGGAGCTGGAGGCCGAGCACTTCGGCACGTTGTGA
- the CLCN7 gene encoding H(+)/Cl(-) exchange transporter 7 isoform X2, translating into MANVAKKVSWSGRDRDDEDDDEEEGRAGEATPLLNGTGPGAGGARQETELPRQYPNEIPHNEKLLSLKYESLDYDNSENQLFLEEERRINHAAFRTVEIKRWVICAMIGILTGLVACFIDIVVENLAGLKYRVVKDNIDKFTEKGGLSFSLLLWATLNASVVMVGSVIVAFIEPVAAGSGIPQIKCYLNGVKIPHVVRLKTLVIKVCGVILSVVGGLAVGKEGPMIHSGAVIAAGISQGRSTSLKRDFKIFEYFRRDTEKRDFVSAGAAAGVSAAFGAPVGGVLFSLEEGASFWNQFLTWRIFFASMISTFTLNSVLSVYHGNAWDLSSPGLINFGRFDNEKMGYTIQEIPIFIFMGVVGGILGALFNALNYWLTMFRIRYIHRPCLQVIEAMLVAAVTAAVGFVMIYCSRDCQPIQGSTVTYPLQLFCADGEYNSMATAFFNTPEKSVVNLFHDPPGSYNPMTLGMFTLMYFFLACWTYGLTVSAGVFIPSLLIGAAWGRLFGISLSYLTKGSIWADPGKYALMGAAAQLGGIVRMTLSLTVIMMEATGNVTYGFPIMLVLMTAKIVGDYFVEGLYDMHIQLQSVPFLHWEAPVTSHSLTAREVMSTPVTCLRRIERVGTVVDILSDTSSNHNGFPVVESNPDATQVAGLRGLILRSQLIVLLKHKVFVERANLSLVQRRLKLKDFRDAYPRFPPIQSIHVSQDERECMIDLSEFMNPSPYTVPQEASLPRVFKLFRALGLRHLVVVDNRNEVVGMVTRKDLARYRLGKEGLEELSLAQT; encoded by the exons GAGACGGAGCTCCCTCGGCAGTATCCCAACGAGATCCCCCACAACGAGAAACTGCTGTCGCTCAAGTATGAG AGCCTGGACTATGACAACAGTGAAAACCAGCTGTTcctggaggaggaaaggaggataAACCATGCG GCGTTTCGGACAGTGGAGATCAAGCGCTGGGTCATCTGTGCCATGATTGGGATCCTCACCGGCCTCGTCGCCTGCTTCATTGACATTGTGGTGGAGAACCTGGCTGGGCTGAAGTACCGTGTGGTGAAGGACA ACATCGACAAGTTCACAGAGAAAGGGGGCCTGTCTTTCTCCTTGTTGCTCTGGGCGACCCTGAACGCCAGCGTGGTGATGGTGGGCTCCGTTATCGTTGCGTTCATAGAG CCTGTAGCAGCCGGCAGTGGCATTCCCCAGATCAAGTGCTATCTCAATGGTGTGAAGATCCCACACGTTGTCCGGCTGAAG ACCCTGGTGATCAAAGTCTGTGGAGTGATCCTCTCGGTGGTCGGAGGCCTGGCCGTTGGGAAG GAAGGACCCATGATTCACTCAGGGGCGGTGATTGCTGCTGGGATCTCGCAAGGAAGATCCACGTCCTTGAAGCGAGACTTCAAG ATCTTCGAGTACTTCCGCAGAGACACAGAAAAGAGGGATTTTgtctcagctggagctgctgctggtgtctCGGCTGCATTTGGTGCTCCTGTGG GGGGTGTCCTCTTCAGCTTGGAGGAAGGGGCTTCCTTCTGGAACCAGTTCCTGACATGGAGAATT TTCTTTGCCTCCATGATCTCTACGTTCACTCTGAACTCTGTCCTGAGTGTTTACCATGGCAATGCTTGGGATCTCTCCAGCCCGGGGCTCATCAACTTTGGCAGGTTTGATAATGAG AAAATGGGATACACAATCCAGGAAATTCCAATCTTCATATTTATGGGAGTAGTTG GCGGGATCCTTGGGGCCCTGTTCAACGCCCTGAATTACTGGTTAACGATGTTTCGAATCAG GTACATCCACCGGCCCTGCCTCCAGGTCAttgaggccatgctggtcgcAGCGGTGACAGCGGCTGTGGGGTTCGTCATGATTTACTGCTCCAGAGACTGCCAGCCCATCCAGGGGAGCACAGTGACCTATCCCCTGCAG CTTTTCTGTGCTGATGGAGAGTACAACTCCATGGCCACTGCCTTCTTCAACACGCCCGAGAAGAGTGTCGTCAACCTCTTCCATGATCCCCCAG GCTCCTACAATCCCATGACCCTGGGCATGTTCACGCTGATGTATTTCTTCCTGGCGTGCTGGACGTACGGCCTCACGGTGTCCGCGGGCGTCTTCATCCCTTCCCTGCTGATTGGCGCTGCCTGGGGGAGGCTGTTCGGCATCTCCCTGTCCTACCTGACCAAGGGCTCG ATCTGGGCCGACCCCGGGAAGTATGCCCTGATGGGAGCCGCCGCGCAGCTGG GCGGGATAGTGCGGATGACGCTGAGTCTCACGGTCATCATGATGGAGGCAACGGGCAACGTCACCTACGGCTTCCCCATCATGCTGGTGCTGATGACAGCGAAGATCGTGGGAGACTACTTTGTGGAG GGCCTCTACGACATGCACATCCAGCTGCAGAGCGTGCCCTTCCTGCACTGGGAGGCCCCGGTGACGTCTCACTCCCTCACAGCCAG GGAGGTCATGAGCACACCCGTCACCTGCCTGCGGAGGATTGAGCGGGTGGGCACGGTCGTGGACATCCTCAGCGACACCTCCTCCAACCACAACGGTTTCCCCGTGGTGGAGAGCAACCCTGATGCCACGCAG GTGGCAGGACTGCGAGGTTTGATCCTGCGCTCCCAGCTCATCGTTCTGCTGAAGCACAAG GTTTTTGTGGAAAGGGCCAACCTGAGCCTGGTGCAGCGGCGGCTGAAGCTGAAGGATTTCCGGGACGCCTACCCGCGGTTCCCCCCCATCCAGTCGATCCACGTCTCCCAGGATGAGCGCGAGTGCATGATCGACCTGAGCGAGTTCATGAACCCCTCGCCCTACACGGTACCCCAG GAGGCCTCGCTGCCGAGGGTGTTCAAGCTGTTCCGGGCCCTGGGCCTGCGGCACTTGGTGGTCGTGGACAATCGCAACGAG gTGGTGGGCATGGTCACCCGCAAGGATCTCGCCAGGTACAGGCTGGGGAAGGAAGGACTGGAGGAGCTCTCGCTGGCGCAGACGTGA
- the CLCN7 gene encoding H(+)/Cl(-) exchange transporter 7 isoform X1, translating to MANVAKKVSWSGRDRDDEDDDEEEGRAGEATPLLNGTGPGAGGARQFTPSSFLRIGQLSNVDLNEDVRELETELPRQYPNEIPHNEKLLSLKYESLDYDNSENQLFLEEERRINHAAFRTVEIKRWVICAMIGILTGLVACFIDIVVENLAGLKYRVVKDNIDKFTEKGGLSFSLLLWATLNASVVMVGSVIVAFIEPVAAGSGIPQIKCYLNGVKIPHVVRLKTLVIKVCGVILSVVGGLAVGKEGPMIHSGAVIAAGISQGRSTSLKRDFKIFEYFRRDTEKRDFVSAGAAAGVSAAFGAPVGGVLFSLEEGASFWNQFLTWRIFFASMISTFTLNSVLSVYHGNAWDLSSPGLINFGRFDNEKMGYTIQEIPIFIFMGVVGGILGALFNALNYWLTMFRIRYIHRPCLQVIEAMLVAAVTAAVGFVMIYCSRDCQPIQGSTVTYPLQLFCADGEYNSMATAFFNTPEKSVVNLFHDPPGSYNPMTLGMFTLMYFFLACWTYGLTVSAGVFIPSLLIGAAWGRLFGISLSYLTKGSIWADPGKYALMGAAAQLGGIVRMTLSLTVIMMEATGNVTYGFPIMLVLMTAKIVGDYFVEGLYDMHIQLQSVPFLHWEAPVTSHSLTAREVMSTPVTCLRRIERVGTVVDILSDTSSNHNGFPVVESNPDATQVAGLRGLILRSQLIVLLKHKVFVERANLSLVQRRLKLKDFRDAYPRFPPIQSIHVSQDERECMIDLSEFMNPSPYTVPQEASLPRVFKLFRALGLRHLVVVDNRNEVVGMVTRKDLARYRLGKEGLEELSLAQT from the exons TTCACTCCTTCCTCCTTCTTGCGCATTGGGCAGCTGAGCAATGTGGATCTCAATGAGGACGTCCGTGAGCTG GAGACGGAGCTCCCTCGGCAGTATCCCAACGAGATCCCCCACAACGAGAAACTGCTGTCGCTCAAGTATGAG AGCCTGGACTATGACAACAGTGAAAACCAGCTGTTcctggaggaggaaaggaggataAACCATGCG GCGTTTCGGACAGTGGAGATCAAGCGCTGGGTCATCTGTGCCATGATTGGGATCCTCACCGGCCTCGTCGCCTGCTTCATTGACATTGTGGTGGAGAACCTGGCTGGGCTGAAGTACCGTGTGGTGAAGGACA ACATCGACAAGTTCACAGAGAAAGGGGGCCTGTCTTTCTCCTTGTTGCTCTGGGCGACCCTGAACGCCAGCGTGGTGATGGTGGGCTCCGTTATCGTTGCGTTCATAGAG CCTGTAGCAGCCGGCAGTGGCATTCCCCAGATCAAGTGCTATCTCAATGGTGTGAAGATCCCACACGTTGTCCGGCTGAAG ACCCTGGTGATCAAAGTCTGTGGAGTGATCCTCTCGGTGGTCGGAGGCCTGGCCGTTGGGAAG GAAGGACCCATGATTCACTCAGGGGCGGTGATTGCTGCTGGGATCTCGCAAGGAAGATCCACGTCCTTGAAGCGAGACTTCAAG ATCTTCGAGTACTTCCGCAGAGACACAGAAAAGAGGGATTTTgtctcagctggagctgctgctggtgtctCGGCTGCATTTGGTGCTCCTGTGG GGGGTGTCCTCTTCAGCTTGGAGGAAGGGGCTTCCTTCTGGAACCAGTTCCTGACATGGAGAATT TTCTTTGCCTCCATGATCTCTACGTTCACTCTGAACTCTGTCCTGAGTGTTTACCATGGCAATGCTTGGGATCTCTCCAGCCCGGGGCTCATCAACTTTGGCAGGTTTGATAATGAG AAAATGGGATACACAATCCAGGAAATTCCAATCTTCATATTTATGGGAGTAGTTG GCGGGATCCTTGGGGCCCTGTTCAACGCCCTGAATTACTGGTTAACGATGTTTCGAATCAG GTACATCCACCGGCCCTGCCTCCAGGTCAttgaggccatgctggtcgcAGCGGTGACAGCGGCTGTGGGGTTCGTCATGATTTACTGCTCCAGAGACTGCCAGCCCATCCAGGGGAGCACAGTGACCTATCCCCTGCAG CTTTTCTGTGCTGATGGAGAGTACAACTCCATGGCCACTGCCTTCTTCAACACGCCCGAGAAGAGTGTCGTCAACCTCTTCCATGATCCCCCAG GCTCCTACAATCCCATGACCCTGGGCATGTTCACGCTGATGTATTTCTTCCTGGCGTGCTGGACGTACGGCCTCACGGTGTCCGCGGGCGTCTTCATCCCTTCCCTGCTGATTGGCGCTGCCTGGGGGAGGCTGTTCGGCATCTCCCTGTCCTACCTGACCAAGGGCTCG ATCTGGGCCGACCCCGGGAAGTATGCCCTGATGGGAGCCGCCGCGCAGCTGG GCGGGATAGTGCGGATGACGCTGAGTCTCACGGTCATCATGATGGAGGCAACGGGCAACGTCACCTACGGCTTCCCCATCATGCTGGTGCTGATGACAGCGAAGATCGTGGGAGACTACTTTGTGGAG GGCCTCTACGACATGCACATCCAGCTGCAGAGCGTGCCCTTCCTGCACTGGGAGGCCCCGGTGACGTCTCACTCCCTCACAGCCAG GGAGGTCATGAGCACACCCGTCACCTGCCTGCGGAGGATTGAGCGGGTGGGCACGGTCGTGGACATCCTCAGCGACACCTCCTCCAACCACAACGGTTTCCCCGTGGTGGAGAGCAACCCTGATGCCACGCAG GTGGCAGGACTGCGAGGTTTGATCCTGCGCTCCCAGCTCATCGTTCTGCTGAAGCACAAG GTTTTTGTGGAAAGGGCCAACCTGAGCCTGGTGCAGCGGCGGCTGAAGCTGAAGGATTTCCGGGACGCCTACCCGCGGTTCCCCCCCATCCAGTCGATCCACGTCTCCCAGGATGAGCGCGAGTGCATGATCGACCTGAGCGAGTTCATGAACCCCTCGCCCTACACGGTACCCCAG GAGGCCTCGCTGCCGAGGGTGTTCAAGCTGTTCCGGGCCCTGGGCCTGCGGCACTTGGTGGTCGTGGACAATCGCAACGAG gTGGTGGGCATGGTCACCCGCAAGGATCTCGCCAGGTACAGGCTGGGGAAGGAAGGACTGGAGGAGCTCTCGCTGGCGCAGACGTGA